The proteins below come from a single Streptomyces tubercidicus genomic window:
- a CDS encoding family 2B encapsulin nanocompartment shell protein translates to MTTSVDPTSGPQVSASEQTRSSLDTAAARKLATTTKTVPQMQGISSRWLLRILPWTQVSGGTYRVNRRLTHTLGDGRVEFVSTGSEVRVIPEELRELAPLRGYTDTAALEALADRFVQREFAPGDVLARAGGPTDRIVLIAHGKLDRIGAGKYGDETVLGVLADGDAIGAAALLTADAEWEHSVRAVTRVTALTLYRSDLEEVLGRSESLRSHLADVGAALVPAQNKHGEAAIELAAGHVGEPMLPGTFADYDLAPREYELSVAQTVLKVHSRVADLYNDPMNQLDQQLRLTVEALRERQEHEMINNPGFGLLHNADLKQRIHTRSGPPTPDDLDELISRRRKTQFLLAHPRTIAAIGREWNARGIYPTTAECEGTAVRAWRGIPLLPCNKIPITPEQTSSILALRVGEENQGVVGLHQTGIPDEYRPGLSVRFMGINDQAVINYLVSAYFSAAVLVPDALGILEDVEIGH, encoded by the coding sequence ATGACCACATCGGTGGACCCGACGTCCGGCCCGCAGGTGTCCGCGAGCGAGCAGACCCGCTCCAGCCTGGACACCGCGGCCGCGCGCAAGCTGGCGACCACGACCAAGACCGTGCCGCAGATGCAGGGGATCTCCTCCCGCTGGCTGCTGCGCATCCTGCCCTGGACGCAGGTCTCCGGCGGTACGTACCGCGTCAACCGCCGCCTTACCCACACCCTCGGTGACGGACGGGTGGAGTTCGTCTCGACCGGCTCCGAAGTCCGGGTGATTCCGGAGGAGTTGCGCGAGCTGGCGCCGCTGCGCGGCTACACCGACACCGCGGCGCTGGAGGCGCTGGCGGACCGGTTCGTCCAGCGGGAGTTCGCGCCCGGTGATGTGCTGGCACGGGCGGGCGGTCCCACCGACCGGATCGTGCTGATCGCGCACGGCAAGCTCGACCGCATCGGCGCCGGCAAGTACGGCGACGAGACCGTGCTGGGGGTGCTGGCCGACGGTGACGCGATCGGCGCGGCGGCGCTGCTGACCGCGGACGCGGAGTGGGAGCACTCCGTACGGGCGGTGACCCGGGTGACCGCGCTGACCCTGTACCGCAGCGACCTGGAGGAGGTGCTGGGCCGGTCGGAGTCGCTGCGCAGCCATCTCGCGGACGTCGGTGCGGCGCTGGTGCCGGCCCAGAACAAGCACGGTGAGGCGGCCATCGAGCTGGCCGCGGGCCATGTCGGTGAGCCGATGCTGCCGGGCACCTTCGCCGACTACGACCTGGCCCCGCGCGAGTACGAACTCAGCGTGGCGCAGACGGTGTTGAAGGTGCATTCGCGGGTCGCCGATCTCTACAACGACCCGATGAACCAGCTGGACCAGCAGCTGCGGCTGACCGTGGAGGCGCTGCGGGAGCGCCAGGAGCACGAGATGATCAACAACCCCGGGTTCGGGCTGCTGCACAACGCCGACCTCAAGCAGCGCATCCACACCCGCAGCGGTCCGCCGACCCCCGACGACCTCGACGAGCTGATCTCCCGGCGTCGTAAGACCCAGTTCCTGCTGGCGCATCCGCGGACGATCGCGGCCATCGGGCGGGAGTGGAACGCCCGGGGCATCTACCCCACCACCGCGGAGTGCGAGGGCACCGCGGTCCGTGCCTGGCGGGGCATTCCGCTGCTGCCCTGCAACAAGATCCCGATCACCCCGGAGCAGACCAGCTCGATTCTGGCGCTGCGGGTCGGCGAGGAGAACCAGGGCGTGGTCGGGCTGCACCAGACCGGCATCCCGGACGAGTACCGGCCCGGTCTGTCGGTGCGCTTCATGGGCATCAATGACCAGGCGGTCATCAACTACCTGGTCAGTGCCTACTTCTCGGCGGCGGTGCTGGTGCCGGACGCACTGGGCATTCTGGAGGACGTCGAGATCGGCCACTGA
- a CDS encoding phosphodiester glycosidase family protein codes for MRQRFGRVRAVLTVLVAWGVLAGGGIAGGGAPAAAAGPDLRRSGTAPVAPGVTYGEFRMTLPRGTAHGHLLTIDLADPRVSVDLLYPGAVGARSPVSQLAAERRAVGAVNGDFFNITETQHPGVQPTGASVGPAVASGRQLKGAVPDGQRFGPVMPPGATTEDVIGVGYDRRARLDRLTLRGAVLTGEGALPLRGLNQYALPVGGIGAYTAQWGPASRMRATCGTDTDRAAPCSTETAEVTVRHGRVTAVGEVPGAGGVPVGSVVLVGREDGARQLRTLRIGEPVEVSSYLVGRRPGRLRCAVGGFPIVRDGAPLAGLDTVAVAVRTSAGIGAGGRVLYLMALDGAPGQTGLTVRELADLMAELGVRDAMDLDGGGSSTLVTGDAYGATVRNHPSGGAERPVPNALGVFSAG; via the coding sequence GTGAGACAGCGATTCGGTCGGGTTCGCGCGGTGCTGACGGTGCTGGTGGCATGGGGTGTGCTGGCCGGCGGAGGGATAGCGGGCGGCGGGGCGCCGGCCGCCGCCGCGGGCCCGGACCTCCGCCGCTCCGGTACCGCGCCGGTGGCCCCCGGTGTGACCTACGGCGAGTTCCGGATGACGCTGCCGCGCGGCACCGCGCACGGGCATCTGCTGACCATCGATCTGGCCGATCCGCGGGTCTCGGTGGATCTGCTGTACCCGGGGGCGGTCGGCGCGCGGTCTCCGGTCTCCCAACTGGCCGCGGAGCGCCGGGCGGTGGGGGCCGTCAACGGTGACTTCTTCAATATCACCGAGACCCAGCACCCGGGTGTGCAGCCGACCGGCGCCTCGGTCGGCCCGGCGGTGGCCTCCGGACGGCAGCTGAAGGGCGCGGTGCCCGACGGGCAGCGGTTCGGTCCGGTGATGCCGCCCGGTGCGACCACCGAGGACGTCATCGGTGTCGGCTACGACCGCCGCGCCCGGCTGGACCGGCTCACGCTGCGCGGTGCGGTGCTGACCGGCGAGGGGGCGCTGCCGCTGCGCGGACTGAACCAGTACGCGCTGCCGGTCGGCGGGATCGGCGCGTACACCGCGCAGTGGGGTCCGGCGTCCCGGATGCGCGCCACCTGCGGTACGGACACCGACCGGGCCGCGCCGTGCAGTACGGAGACCGCGGAGGTGACGGTCCGGCACGGCCGGGTGACGGCGGTCGGCGAGGTGCCGGGCGCCGGCGGGGTGCCTGTGGGCAGTGTGGTGCTGGTGGGCCGGGAGGACGGGGCGCGGCAGCTGCGCACGCTGCGCATCGGTGAGCCGGTGGAGGTCAGCTCGTACCTCGTCGGCCGTCGGCCCGGCCGGCTGCGCTGCGCGGTGGGCGGCTTCCCGATCGTGCGGGACGGCGCGCCGCTGGCCGGTCTGGACACCGTCGCCGTGGCGGTGCGTACGTCCGCGGGGATCGGGGCCGGCGGCCGGGTGCTGTATCTCATGGCGCTGGACGGGGCGCCGGGCCAGACCGGCCTGACCGTGCGCGAACTGGCGGATCTGATGGCGGAGTTGGGCGTGCGGGACGCGATGGACCTGGACGGCGGCGGGTCCTCGACCCTGGTCACCGGCGACGCGTACGGGGCCACGGTCCGCAACCATCCGTCGGGTGGCGCGGAGCGGCCGGTGCCCAATGCGCTCGGGGTGTTCTCCGCCGGCTGA
- a CDS encoding family 2B encapsulin nanocompartment shell protein, with product MTIADESLHDSAEDARNSSLSTTAARNLATTTKTAPQMQGITSRWLLRLLPWVQVSGGTYRVNRRLTYTLGDGRIDFDTSGSDVAIIPDELRELPALREFTDTEVLAALGDRFTQQEFAPGELIGEAGGPGDRLVLIVHGRVDRIGTGKYGEDAVLEALAGGDHLGDEPLTDPEGIWQFSYRAVTRVTVMTLTRQAAQAIIDRSPALREHLTTARQGAAQPMNASGESAVSVASGHQGEPSLPDTFVDYDTTPREYELSVAQTVLRTHSRVGDLYSDPMNQVEEQLKLTIQALRERQEHEMINNPGFGLLHNADLKQRIHTRTGPPTPDDLDDLLATVWKDPGFLLAHPLAIAAIGRECSARGLYPTAVDVMGHSLPSWRGVPIFPCNKIPVTKERTSSILLVRTGEEKQGVVGLHQTGIPDEYEPGLSVRYMGLDDRAVIKYLVSAYYSAAILVPDAVGVLDDVQIGH from the coding sequence GTGACCATTGCCGATGAATCGCTGCACGACAGTGCGGAAGACGCCCGGAATTCCAGCCTGAGCACCACCGCGGCACGGAATTTGGCGACCACCACCAAAACCGCACCGCAGATGCAGGGCATTACTTCCCGATGGCTGCTGCGGCTGCTGCCCTGGGTGCAGGTTTCCGGTGGCACCTATCGCGTGAACCGCCGGCTGACGTACACCCTCGGCGACGGGCGTATCGATTTCGACACCAGCGGCAGCGATGTGGCGATCATCCCCGATGAACTGCGTGAGCTGCCCGCCCTGCGGGAGTTCACCGATACCGAGGTGCTGGCGGCGCTCGGCGACCGCTTCACCCAGCAGGAATTCGCGCCCGGTGAACTGATCGGTGAGGCGGGCGGGCCGGGTGACCGGCTGGTGCTGATCGTGCACGGCCGGGTGGACCGTATCGGCACCGGCAAATACGGCGAGGACGCGGTGCTGGAGGCGCTGGCCGGCGGCGACCACCTCGGCGACGAACCGCTCACCGACCCCGAGGGGATCTGGCAGTTCAGCTATCGCGCGGTGACCCGGGTGACCGTCATGACGCTGACCCGGCAGGCCGCACAGGCGATCATCGACCGCTCCCCCGCACTGCGCGAGCATCTGACGACGGCCCGCCAGGGCGCCGCGCAGCCGATGAACGCCAGTGGGGAATCGGCGGTCTCCGTCGCCTCGGGGCACCAGGGCGAACCGTCCCTCCCCGACACCTTCGTCGACTACGACACCACGCCCCGGGAGTACGAACTCAGCGTCGCGCAGACGGTGCTGCGCACCCACAGCCGGGTCGGCGACCTCTACAGCGACCCGATGAACCAGGTGGAGGAGCAGCTCAAGCTGACCATCCAGGCGCTGCGGGAGCGCCAGGAGCACGAGATGATCAACAACCCCGGGTTCGGGCTGCTGCACAACGCCGACCTCAAGCAGCGCATCCACACCCGCACCGGCCCGCCCACCCCCGACGACCTCGACGATCTGCTGGCGACGGTCTGGAAGGACCCGGGCTTTCTGCTCGCCCATCCCCTGGCCATCGCCGCCATCGGGCGGGAGTGCAGCGCCCGCGGACTGTATCCGACCGCGGTCGATGTCATGGGGCATTCACTGCCCTCCTGGCGCGGGGTGCCGATTTTCCCGTGCAACAAGATTCCGGTGACGAAGGAGCGGACGAGTTCCATTCTGCTGGTGCGCACCGGCGAGGAGAAACAGGGCGTCGTCGGCCTGCATCAGACCGGAATTCCCGATGAATATGAGCCGGGTCTTTCGGTGCGTTATATGGGCCTGGACGACCGGGCGGTCATCAAGTATCTGGTCAGCGCCTACTACTCGGCGGCCATTTTGGTGCCCGATGCGGTGGGCGTTCTCGACGACGTACAGATCGGCCACTGA
- a CDS encoding VOC family protein, with product MALRPVQVNIKALDDAAIGRFWAEALGWGLSSEAPGVSNVEPGGDFVWPDPAAVCIDVVAVPEPKTTTKNRVHVDLATTSAAHQAELVARLRSLGATPVDVGQGDVPWTVLADPEGNEFCVLEPREIYRDTGPIAAVVVDCADPRAMVRFWGEAIDWTLCEVADDRAVLRSAKGVGPYLEFLRTPDAKTVPDRAHLDLLPYTGDDKAAEVARLRALGATDLDLGQGDVPWTCLADPEGHEFCVLGRA from the coding sequence ATGGCACTGCGACCGGTACAGGTGAACATCAAGGCGCTCGATGACGCGGCGATCGGCCGGTTCTGGGCGGAAGCGCTCGGCTGGGGCCTGTCCAGCGAGGCCCCCGGTGTGAGCAATGTGGAACCCGGCGGCGACTTCGTCTGGCCGGACCCGGCCGCCGTCTGCATCGATGTCGTGGCCGTCCCGGAACCCAAGACCACCACCAAGAACCGTGTCCACGTCGATCTCGCCACCACCTCCGCGGCCCATCAGGCCGAGTTGGTCGCGCGCCTGCGGTCCCTCGGCGCGACCCCCGTCGACGTGGGCCAGGGTGATGTGCCGTGGACGGTCCTCGCCGACCCCGAGGGCAACGAGTTCTGCGTGCTGGAGCCCCGGGAGATCTACCGGGACACCGGGCCGATCGCCGCGGTGGTGGTCGACTGTGCGGATCCGCGGGCCATGGTCCGGTTCTGGGGTGAGGCGATCGACTGGACCCTCTGCGAGGTGGCCGACGATCGTGCGGTGCTGCGCTCCGCCAAGGGGGTCGGCCCGTATCTGGAGTTCCTCCGCACGCCCGACGCGAAGACCGTGCCGGACCGCGCCCACCTTGACCTGCTGCCGTACACCGGTGACGACAAGGCGGCGGAGGTGGCCCGGCTGCGGGCCCTCGGCGCCACCGACCTCGACCTCGGGCAGGGCGACGTCCCGTGGACCTGCCTGGCCGACCCGGAGGGTCACGAGTTCTGCGTGCTCGGCCGGGCCTGA
- the xylA gene encoding xylose isomerase produces MSLRPTPGDKFSFGLWTVGWQGRDPFGDATRRALDPVESVHRLADLGAYGVTFHDDDLIPFGSGDAAREAAVTRFRQALDATGLVVPMATTNLFTHPVFKDGAFTANDRGIRRYALRKTLRNIDLAAELGARTYVAWGGREGAESGAAKDVRAALDRLKEAFDLLGQYVLEQGYDLRFALEPKPNEPRGDILLPTVGHALAFIERLEHPELYGVNPEVGHEQMAGLNFPHGVAQALWADKLFHIDLNGQSGIKYDQDLRFGAGDLRSAFWLVDLLETAGYDGPRHFDFKPPRTEDMDGVWASAAGCMRNYLLLRERAAAFRADPAVQEALRAARLDQLERRTAEDGLAGLLADATAYETFDVAAAGARGMAFEHLDQLALEHLLGAV; encoded by the coding sequence ATGAGCCTCCGGCCCACGCCCGGGGACAAGTTCAGCTTCGGCCTGTGGACCGTCGGCTGGCAGGGCCGTGACCCCTTCGGGGACGCCACCCGCCGCGCCCTGGACCCCGTCGAATCGGTGCACCGCCTCGCCGACCTCGGCGCGTACGGCGTCACCTTCCACGACGACGATCTGATCCCGTTCGGCTCCGGTGACGCCGCGCGCGAGGCGGCCGTCACCCGCTTCCGGCAGGCACTGGACGCCACCGGCCTGGTCGTCCCGATGGCCACCACCAACCTCTTCACCCACCCCGTCTTCAAGGACGGCGCCTTCACCGCCAACGACCGCGGCATCCGCCGCTACGCCCTGCGCAAAACCCTCCGCAACATCGACCTCGCCGCCGAGCTGGGCGCCCGCACCTATGTCGCCTGGGGCGGCCGGGAAGGCGCGGAGTCCGGCGCGGCCAAGGACGTACGGGCCGCCCTGGACCGGCTGAAGGAGGCCTTCGACCTGCTCGGCCAGTACGTCCTTGAGCAGGGCTACGACCTGCGGTTCGCCCTCGAACCCAAGCCCAACGAGCCGCGCGGCGACATCCTCCTCCCCACCGTCGGCCATGCCCTCGCCTTCATCGAGCGGCTGGAGCACCCCGAGCTCTACGGCGTCAACCCCGAGGTCGGCCACGAGCAGATGGCCGGACTGAACTTCCCGCACGGCGTCGCCCAGGCACTGTGGGCCGACAAGCTCTTCCATATCGACCTCAACGGGCAGAGCGGCATCAAGTACGACCAGGACCTCCGCTTCGGCGCCGGTGACCTGCGCTCCGCCTTCTGGCTCGTCGACCTGCTGGAAACCGCCGGCTACGACGGACCTCGGCACTTCGACTTCAAACCGCCGCGCACCGAGGACATGGACGGTGTCTGGGCCTCGGCGGCCGGCTGTATGCGTAACTATCTGCTCCTCAGGGAGCGCGCGGCGGCCTTCCGGGCCGACCCGGCCGTCCAGGAAGCGCTGCGGGCCGCCCGCCTGGACCAACTGGAGCGCCGCACCGCGGAGGACGGCCTGGCCGGTCTGCTCGCCGACGCCACCGCCTACGAGACCTTCGATGTGGCGGCGGCGGGCGCCCGCGGAATGGCCTTCGAGCATCTGGACCAGCTGGCGTTGGAGCATCTGCTGGGGGCGGTCTGA
- a CDS encoding acetylxylan esterase: MFTDLPLDELHTYCPPRPEPAGFDAFWRRTLVEARTHDLDARFTEVDAGLTLLHTHDVTFAGFGGHPVRGWFLAPRAAAGPLPCVVQYLGYGGGRLLPHDWLLWPSAGYATLVMDTRGQSGPNRPGDTPDPVASGNPGVPGKLTQGLLDPNGYYYRRLFTDAVRAVEAARGHQAVDTDRIVVAGHSQGGAAALAASGLVPGLAGALIDAPFLTHIRRAIDITDAGPYGELTRYFAGARSHIDTALHTLDHFDGLNFAARATAPALFGTALRDEVTPPSTGFAAFRHYAGEKELKVWRFNAHESGGGEQRAAEIAFLRGLLG; this comes from the coding sequence GTGTTCACCGACCTGCCCCTGGACGAGCTGCACACCTACTGCCCGCCGCGTCCCGAGCCGGCCGGCTTCGACGCGTTCTGGCGGCGCACCCTCGTCGAGGCCCGTACCCATGACCTGGACGCGCGCTTCACCGAGGTCGACGCGGGACTCACCCTGCTCCACACCCATGACGTGACGTTCGCCGGATTCGGCGGGCATCCCGTCCGCGGCTGGTTCCTGGCTCCGCGCGCGGCCGCCGGGCCGCTGCCGTGTGTGGTGCAGTACCTGGGTTACGGGGGCGGGCGACTGCTGCCGCACGACTGGCTGCTGTGGCCGTCCGCGGGCTACGCCACGCTGGTCATGGACACCCGTGGCCAGAGCGGCCCCAACCGGCCCGGTGACACCCCCGATCCGGTCGCCTCCGGCAATCCGGGCGTCCCCGGCAAGCTGACCCAGGGGCTGCTGGATCCGAACGGCTACTACTACCGGCGGCTGTTCACCGACGCCGTACGGGCGGTGGAGGCGGCGCGCGGCCATCAGGCGGTGGACACCGACCGGATCGTGGTCGCCGGCCACAGCCAGGGCGGCGCGGCGGCGCTGGCGGCGTCGGGCCTGGTCCCCGGTCTGGCGGGGGCCCTGATCGATGCGCCCTTCCTGACGCACATCCGCCGCGCGATAGACATCACGGACGCGGGCCCGTACGGCGAACTCACCCGCTACTTCGCGGGTGCGCGCAGCCACATCGACACCGCGCTGCACACCCTGGACCACTTCGACGGCCTGAACTTCGCCGCCCGCGCCACCGCCCCGGCCCTCTTCGGCACCGCACTGCGCGACGAGGTGACGCCGCCGTCCACCGGGTTCGCCGCCTTCCGTCACTACGCGGGCGAGAAGGAACTGAAGGTGTGGCGGTTCAACGCCCATGAGAGCGGCGGCGGTGAGCAGCGGGCCGCCGAGATCGCCTTCCTGCGCGGTCTGCTGGGGTGA
- a CDS encoding N-acetylmuramoyl-L-alanine amidase, which translates to MEPAPHRPARRRLLTGAAALAASAALTPLAAASTAAAPHRHTPPGGAYPPVHWVPANRANFTAADRPARYPVERVVVHVTQETYPDTLKLFQDPAHKAAAHYVVRSADGHIAQCVRERDVAWHAGNWNYNTRSIGIEHEGWIDDPTWFTDPLYTQSALLTAAICDRYGIPRDREHIIGHVEVPGTDHTDPGEFWDWARYLQLVNEVSWQHPEDPVRRHDGRSAGVRIPDTSGS; encoded by the coding sequence ATGGAGCCCGCCCCCCACCGCCCGGCCCGCCGGCGTCTGCTGACCGGTGCGGCCGCGCTCGCCGCATCCGCCGCCCTCACCCCCCTCGCCGCGGCCTCCACCGCCGCCGCACCGCACCGGCACACCCCGCCCGGCGGCGCCTACCCCCCGGTCCACTGGGTCCCGGCGAACCGGGCCAACTTCACCGCCGCCGACCGCCCGGCGCGGTACCCGGTCGAACGGGTCGTGGTGCATGTGACCCAGGAGACCTACCCGGACACCCTCAAGCTGTTCCAGGACCCGGCGCACAAGGCGGCCGCCCACTATGTCGTACGGTCCGCCGACGGCCACATCGCCCAGTGCGTGCGCGAGCGGGACGTCGCCTGGCACGCCGGGAACTGGAACTACAACACCCGCAGCATCGGCATCGAGCACGAGGGCTGGATCGACGACCCGACCTGGTTCACCGACCCGCTCTACACACAGTCCGCCCTGCTCACCGCCGCCATCTGTGACCGGTACGGGATCCCCAGGGACCGGGAGCACATCATCGGCCATGTCGAGGTCCCCGGCACCGACCACACCGACCCCGGGGAGTTCTGGGACTGGGCGCGCTATCTGCAACTGGTCAACGAGGTCTCCTGGCAGCACCCTGAGGACCCGGTCCGGCGACACGACGGCCGTTCCGCGGGTGTACGGATTCCTGACACGTCCGGGTCATAG
- the xylB gene encoding xylulokinase has protein sequence MGAQSAGPLVVGVDSSTQSTKALVVDAVTGAVLARGQAPHAVSGDAGGKESDPRQWWQALGEALDQCGDVARQVSAVSVGGQQHGLVTLDAAGAPVRPAMLWNDVRPAPQSERLIAERGGAAAWAERVGSVPPPAFTVAKWAWLRENEPAAAAATAAVRLPHDYLTERLTGEAVTDRGDASGTGWWASSTESYDAEILAHVGLDAGLLPRVALPGEAAGTVHAGHLPLPKGALVAAGTGDNMAAALGLGLRPGQPVLSLGTSGTVYAVSTHRPADPSGTVAGFADARGDWLPLACTLNCTLAVDRVAALLGRDREAVEEGGGVVMLPFLDGERTPNLPGASGLVHGLRHDTTAGQLLQAAYDGAVFTLLKALDRVLDADAAPDAPLLLIGGGARGRAWRETVRRLSGRPVVVPEARELVALGAAAQAAGLLLEEDPAAVARRWVTARGAEYEAGPRDEAAWERLTATLADGEPLLRP, from the coding sequence ATGGGCGCACAGTCAGCGGGACCACTGGTCGTCGGGGTGGACAGCTCCACGCAGTCCACCAAGGCGCTGGTCGTGGACGCGGTGACCGGTGCGGTCCTCGCCCGGGGGCAGGCACCGCACGCGGTCAGCGGCGACGCCGGTGGCAAGGAGAGCGACCCGCGGCAGTGGTGGCAGGCGCTGGGCGAGGCGCTGGACCAATGTGGCGATGTGGCGCGGCAGGTCTCGGCGGTGTCCGTGGGCGGGCAGCAGCACGGGCTGGTCACCCTGGACGCGGCCGGTGCGCCGGTGCGTCCGGCCATGCTGTGGAACGACGTCCGGCCCGCGCCGCAGAGCGAGCGGCTGATCGCGGAGCGGGGCGGCGCGGCGGCCTGGGCGGAGCGGGTCGGGAGCGTGCCGCCCCCGGCGTTCACGGTCGCCAAGTGGGCCTGGCTGCGCGAGAACGAGCCGGCCGCGGCCGCCGCCACCGCCGCGGTACGGCTGCCGCACGACTACCTCACCGAGCGGCTCACGGGCGAGGCCGTCACCGATCGCGGCGATGCGTCCGGGACCGGCTGGTGGGCATCGTCCACCGAGTCCTATGACGCGGAGATCCTGGCACACGTCGGACTGGACGCCGGGCTGCTCCCGCGGGTGGCGCTGCCGGGCGAGGCCGCCGGGACCGTACACGCCGGTCATCTGCCGCTGCCCAAGGGCGCGTTGGTGGCCGCCGGTACGGGCGACAACATGGCGGCCGCGCTCGGCCTGGGCCTGCGGCCCGGTCAGCCGGTGCTGAGCCTGGGGACCTCGGGGACGGTCTACGCGGTCTCCACCCACCGGCCCGCCGATCCGTCCGGCACCGTCGCGGGCTTCGCCGATGCCCGCGGCGACTGGCTGCCGCTGGCCTGCACCCTGAACTGCACGCTCGCGGTGGACCGGGTGGCGGCGCTGCTGGGCCGCGACCGGGAGGCCGTGGAGGAGGGCGGCGGTGTGGTGATGCTGCCGTTCCTGGACGGTGAGCGCACCCCGAATCTGCCCGGCGCCTCGGGCCTGGTGCACGGGCTGCGACACGACACCACGGCCGGCCAGCTGCTCCAGGCCGCCTATGACGGTGCGGTGTTCACCCTGCTGAAGGCGCTGGACCGGGTGCTGGACGCGGACGCCGCACCGGATGCGCCGCTGCTGCTGATCGGCGGCGGTGCGCGGGGCCGGGCCTGGCGGGAGACCGTACGCCGGCTGTCTGGCCGCCCCGTGGTGGTGCCCGAGGCGCGGGAGCTGGTGGCGCTCGGGGCGGCGGCACAGGCGGCCGGGCTGCTGCTGGAGGAGGACCCGGCGGCGGTCGCGCGCCGCTGGGTGACGGCGCGCGGCGCGGAGTACGAGGCGGGGCCGCGGGACGAGGCCGCCTGGGAGCGGCTGACGGCGACGCTCGCCGACGGCGAGCCGCTGCTGCGGCCGTGA
- a CDS encoding ROK family transcriptional regulator, whose translation MTVPGGDNQRGIRRRNLARVLRTVAAQGPLSRPEVAARIGLTRAGVAPLVDELLRAGLLVESGRAATGGRGRPGSELAVSDRGPAGIGAEIGVDHLAVCAVDLRGRVRARVAADAANRHSAPGPVLRQLSGLLAEVTDRIAAEGLRPAGLTVAVPGLVARDATTVVHAPNLGWRAADLAPGLATATAPADGSRTIPLTVENEANLGALAELRLGGGAGRPAPPPDFVHVSAEAGIGAAVVVDGQLLRGARGFAGELGHVPVYPDGPPCDCGGRGCLEQYAGEPAVLRAGGLTAEQAATHPGPGARIALLARRAADGDAALVRALHDAGTALGIALAGAVNLLDPQAVVLGGALAALAPWVLPSLERELTLRTAVTAEHGRGGGPVVTVSRLGADGPLLGAAHAALQGVLEDPLHSCTPAHSPRN comes from the coding sequence GTGACCGTGCCCGGCGGCGACAACCAGCGCGGCATCCGGCGGCGCAATCTGGCCCGGGTGCTGCGGACCGTGGCCGCGCAGGGGCCGCTCTCCCGGCCGGAGGTCGCGGCGCGGATCGGGCTGACCCGGGCCGGGGTGGCCCCGCTGGTCGACGAGCTGCTGCGGGCCGGGCTGCTGGTCGAGTCGGGGCGGGCGGCGACCGGCGGCCGGGGCAGGCCGGGCAGTGAACTGGCGGTCAGCGACCGGGGTCCGGCCGGGATAGGGGCCGAGATAGGCGTCGACCACCTGGCGGTGTGTGCGGTCGATCTGCGCGGCCGGGTCCGGGCCCGGGTGGCGGCCGATGCGGCGAACCGGCACAGCGCTCCCGGGCCCGTGCTGCGGCAGCTGTCCGGGCTGCTCGCCGAGGTGACCGACCGGATCGCCGCCGAGGGACTGCGACCGGCCGGGCTGACGGTCGCGGTGCCCGGTCTGGTCGCCCGTGATGCGACGACGGTGGTGCACGCCCCCAACCTCGGCTGGCGGGCGGCCGATCTCGCACCGGGGCTCGCCACGGCGACGGCCCCGGCGGACGGCTCCCGCACCATCCCGCTCACCGTGGAGAACGAGGCCAACCTCGGTGCACTGGCCGAGCTCCGGCTGGGCGGGGGCGCCGGCCGGCCCGCCCCGCCGCCGGACTTCGTGCATGTGTCGGCGGAGGCCGGGATCGGCGCCGCGGTCGTCGTGGACGGTCAACTCCTGCGGGGCGCCCGGGGCTTCGCGGGGGAGCTGGGGCATGTGCCGGTGTATCCGGACGGCCCGCCGTGCGACTGCGGCGGCCGTGGCTGTCTGGAGCAGTACGCGGGGGAACCGGCCGTCCTGCGGGCGGGCGGGCTCACCGCCGAGCAGGCGGCGACACATCCGGGCCCTGGCGCCCGTATCGCTCTGCTGGCGCGCCGGGCCGCCGACGGGGACGCCGCTCTCGTACGCGCCCTGCACGACGCGGGGACGGCGCTGGGCATCGCGCTCGCCGGGGCGGTGAATCTGCTCGATCCACAGGCGGTGGTCCTCGGGGGTGCGCTGGCCGCACTGGCGCCCTGGGTCCTGCCGTCCCTGGAGCGGGAGTTGACGCTGCGGACGGCCGTCACGGCGGAGCACGGGCGGGGCGGCGGGCCGGTGGTGACGGTGTCCCGGCTGGGTGCCGACGGACCGCTGCTGGGGGCGGCGCACGCCGCGCTGCAGGGGGTCCTGGAGGATCCCCTCCATTCCTGCACCCCGGCACACTCTCCCCGGAATTGA